In Planctobacterium marinum, the DNA window ATCAGGGATGATACCCATACCAATAAGTAGCCCTCAGAATGCTACTCAGTGGAAATTGAAATGCTTTTAGGCAAGGCAGATGTTTACAGGTTTGGTGGCTCCAAATCAAAAACATCTAACGCAGGATAAAATCATTTCAAATCCATCTAAGACGACACCCCAGCGGCTTATTTCTTTGTTGCCAACATGGATGTTGGTAAGGGGCGAGAGCAGGATGCGGGAAGCTTTGCGCGATATTCATAAGACCACCAGTATTGTTTCAATCACGCGCCTCGAACTAAGCTCGCTGGGATGTCGCTGAGCGCATTTTGAGAGCTATTTATTGGTATCATCAATGCCAGCACAGGGATGTGCTGGCATTGATGGTCATTGTTGTGCTGAATACGACGATTACGCTTTGCGTGTCAAGGGCTACGGAGGATTCTTAAGGAGTGCCGCAGGCAGCATTCCTTAAGGCGCTCCGGCGCCCCGAAAAAACAACATCAGTATTGGATGTTTTGTTGTTTTTTTAACGTGTTTTTAAACGAGATGGTTGTGAGCCAAAAAACGATAGTTTCGAAATCACGATTTAATACCGGCGTAAAACTCTTCCATGGCATCAGCCACTTCCGTCGCTTTTTCAATTGCAGCGCTGTGGCCTGCATCGGCAATGGTGAAAAGACGCGCTCCGGGAATGTTATCCACCATACGTTGTGAACACTCAGGTGGTGTTAATACGTCAAACTCCCCCACCATGACCGCCACAGGCATAGAAACCGATTGTAATTGGGACAACACATTGTCTCGGCTAAAGATACTTTCGCCGAAGGCCACCATGGCCTTTTTATTCTGTTCAGTGACGGTTTGCTTCCAGTAATTCACCGTTTTTTTGTTGCCCGACACTTTCAAAAAGCTGCTGTGGAACATCATAGGTAATACTTTACCAATCACCGGCCACCAGCCCAGGTTTTTCACTGTTTTTAACAGCAGGGTATTTTTCTGCAATGCGGCTTGCGGTTCGTCTTCTGCAGACGTGCTCATTAATACCAAAGAGCGCAATAGATCCGGACGACGCAGTGCGATACGCATACCCACAAAGCCACCTGTGGACATACCCACAAAATGCACCGGACCACAATCCAGTTGCTCTATCAAGGCAATCGCATCGCTTACCAGATTATCTAGTTCATAGCCTGATGTGGTCACTTCACTCTGGCCATGGCCACGATGTTCGAAGCTGATACAGCGGTAGTTTTCCTGAAGTCGTTCCACCTGACCGGCGAACATAGTGTGGTTCATCAGATAACCATGAGAAAATACGATGGTTTCCTTTCCTGCGCCTGTCTCCTGGTAAAACAGGTTGGCGCCATTAACATTGATTTGAGGCATAGGGTTTTCAGCTGCTTATTATTTTTAGGAGTAAGAAGCTAACTGGGAAACAACGCTAGCGCAAGTGCCATCTTAACACTCGGACTGACATCAGCAGCTCAATGGTATACATGATGAATTTAAGAATGAGAGAGTGTCGCAAGAGAGAGGGGAACACCTATGCTAAAAACAACGAGCTTAAAGGTTTA includes these proteins:
- a CDS encoding alpha/beta fold hydrolase; this translates as MPQINVNGANLFYQETGAGKETIVFSHGYLMNHTMFAGQVERLQENYRCISFEHRGHGQSEVTTSGYELDNLVSDAIALIEQLDCGPVHFVGMSTGGFVGMRIALRRPDLLRSLVLMSTSAEDEPQAALQKNTLLLKTVKNLGWWPVIGKVLPMMFHSSFLKVSGNKKTVNYWKQTVTEQNKKAMVAFGESIFSRDNVLSQLQSVSMPVAVMVGEFDVLTPPECSQRMVDNIPGARLFTIADAGHSAAIEKATEVADAMEEFYAGIKS